The Leopardus geoffroyi isolate Oge1 chromosome C1, O.geoffroyi_Oge1_pat1.0, whole genome shotgun sequence sequence AGGCTCCAGAACTCCTCCCCTTTTGCACTATGTTATGTTGCCTTTGTGAGAAAAGACACAGGATTGTCTGGGAGAAGTGGCATTCGTGTCCTGAAGGCCTGGGGTGAGgcaacatgggggggggggggttgtgatGTTGGCCTCATCTGCCAGCAGCAGTCAGAGGGACCTCAGTGTCATCAAGGACCAGCTGAACGTGTCCAGCATCGACCAGGTTGCCAGACACCTGCGGTGAGGCCCCTGAGTGTGCGTGGTGAGGGTGGAGACAGGGAGGATGGGGCTGGGACCAGTCTTGAAGTACTGGGACTGGActgtgagagaggaggaggaggccgcaCATCTGGTGGGGAGACCAGGAGGGGAAGGCTGAGAGGTGGAAAGGGCAGGTTGCTGCAGGGCCTGTGCAGTTGCTTCCAGGAAGTGGTTAATGATGGATGCCAGCAGGCGCTGAGCCCCGAGGATTTTTATCCTGAGGTGGGGAACCACGGAAGGGTTTTGAGAAGGGGAATGGCCGTGATGCAGGGCAGAATGGAGGCAGGACGAGGCCCATGCAATAGAGAGGATGGTGGGCACTGTGAGGGAGGCAAGGGACGGACACATCCTGCCCAGGGAGAGGCCCGCAAGGGCTGGAAGGCTGGGCCAGCGCCCGGCCACAGAGAGCAAGGTGGGCTGAGGAAGGAGGGCCTGGTGGAGGTGACAGCTGGAGGTTAGCGCTATGTGGACGGCTCAGCTGAGACAGTCCTGTGGCACTGGTCCTGGCTGCCTAACTCCCATGTGTCCCAGGAGCCTCCTGGAGGAGGAGTGTCACACGTTGGAGAGGATGATCCCCATCCTACAGGTGAGCTGTGGCCCTGGGCTTCGCTGCCCAGAGCCCTTCTGCTGAGTGTAGACTCACCTGCCTCTCACCTGGTGTGTGAGACCCACAAACGGGCATGTCCATGTGCGTATGTGCATGTAAAGGTGTGCGAGTCCTGTGTCCTTTTCTCACACGTGCAcgttccctgtgtgtgtgtgtgaatccaGAAGATTCTGGTTGAGCTCCTAAGTCCAAGGTCAGCACTTTTAGATTAACTTGTGAAATTTGCCCCTGGTCCttggctccttcccttccctaagTCTGAGTCCAAGCCAGCCAGCACTTTACCAAGCTGGGCTTTTTGGGCGGAGGGTGGGAGTGTGCTGTCCCCAGGGACTGCCTGGGCTGGTTTTGGGGTCCCGCCATGGGATCATGGCCTCTGtatcctgccctgcccctcccctgcctgtggccGGGGCACTGAGCCAGCTCTCCCTGCAGCGCCACCTGGAAGAGGAGTATACAGGGGCATCCCAGCCCTCTGAGGCCACCCTAGAGCCCACCCTGGCAGGTAAGGATCCCAAGCGGACCCCAGAGCACCCAGcctgctgccccctgccccacacttGTACACACCCTGGAACTGCTGGGTGCTGTGACTCAGGTACACCTGTCCTCCAGAGCTACGGGAACAGAAGGTGGCCATGCAACAAGAGCTGCAGGTGCCTCTGAGGCCTTCCTGTGTCTCTTCCAGCCACAGGTAAACCGGAGCAGGTGGATGGCTGACAGGGTAGGCCTAGGGTCAGGCCACTGCTCACTCACAGCTACTCTTTCCTGTTCAGGCAGCAGCCCGCGGGGTCCTCCAAGGGTCTCAGACCCTTGCCTTGCCTCCGTGGGGCTTCTGGAGTTTGGGCTGAGCCTCTCCGGtgctgcctgcctgcccctcctctggaGCGCTGCCCCCGACCTCGAGGCCTGACTACCACCTGCCGCTGGGGACGGAAGCTTCAGCGCAGCCCTGGGAAAAGGCCAGCTTCTACTCCAATGTCCAGTACAGCACCCCAGGCCCCAACCTGAACAACCGGTCACAAAGTAGGCTTCGGCTCCTGGTGGAACTCGCTCCATCCGCTGCTGCCACCTCTCAGCTGCCGTGGcccagcccgcttcagatctcaTCTTGGTTGGATGGGCCCTGGCCAGGACGCCaaggctgtctgtctgtctggcccTTGCCCCACCCCCTCGCCAAGTCCCTAGTGTCTGCTTCTGACAATCATAGCCTTTGGCCTTTCTTCTCCCAGCCCTCCACAAACTCTTGGCAGGCAGAGGTCTCATCCCAGCCCCAACTCTTGTCCCCCTGGGGGACTCACACAAAGCACAGCAGCAGCTCAGAGACAGGAAtagaaatttcattaaaatctaTGGACTTTAAAATCCTAGTGGTGCACGGATGGGTAGGGGTGGGCGGTGCACCGTTATTGCTACAGAGGATTAGAGGCGGCTGTTCTGGGGCTGTCACTGCACAGAGGGGCACAGAGGTTGGACAGACAGACACTGCAGGGGGAGGGAGCTCTGGCTCCAGAGAGGGGATGGGGCACGCAGGCTGGGGCCATTTGGCACATGAACAAGGGCAGCCCAGT is a genomic window containing:
- the CCDC24 gene encoding coiled-coil domain-containing protein 24 isoform X1; this translates as MSWDSPSLWVLVEEHVPLPERPEVKRILGETTVDLSLELRAEVVMLQSLLREARSSQASGSRPTSDPSSLLAPPPLLRDLVRQELRQLLLGLRQKAICEGRDQTQAWIHYSPRVLRFALEEPGCNLPEQEIFQMRAGESSSSQRDLSVIKDQLNVSSIDQVARHLRSLLEEECHTLERMIPILQRHLEEEYTGASQPSEATLEPTLAELREQKVAMQQELQVPLRPSCVSSSHRQQPAGSSKGLRPLPCLRGASGVWAEPLRCCLPAPPLERCPRPRGLTTTCRWGRKLQRSPGKRPASTPMSSTAPQAPT
- the CCDC24 gene encoding coiled-coil domain-containing protein 24 isoform X2; translation: MSWDSPSLWVLVEEHVPLPERPEVKRILGETTVDLSLELRAEVVMLQSLLREARSSQASGSRPTSDPSSLLAPPPLLRDLVRQELRQLLLGLRQKAICEGRDQTQAWIHYSPRVLRFALEEPGCNLPEQEIFQMRAGESSSQRDLSVIKDQLNVSSIDQVARHLRSLLEEECHTLERMIPILQRHLEEEYTGASQPSEATLEPTLAELREQKVAMQQELQVPLRPSCVSSSHRQQPAGSSKGLRPLPCLRGASGVWAEPLRCCLPAPPLERCPRPRGLTTTCRWGRKLQRSPGKRPASTPMSSTAPQAPT
- the CCDC24 gene encoding coiled-coil domain-containing protein 24 isoform X3, with product MLQSLLREARSSQASGSRPTSDPSSLLAPPPLLRDLVRQELRQLLLGLRQKAICEGRDQTQAWIHYSPRVLRFALEEPGCNLPEQEIFQMRAGESSSSQRDLSVIKDQLNVSSIDQVARHLRSLLEEECHTLERMIPILQRHLEEEYTGASQPSEATLEPTLAELREQKVAMQQELQVPLRPSCVSSSHRQQPAGSSKGLRPLPCLRGASGVWAEPLRCCLPAPPLERCPRPRGLTTTCRWGRKLQRSPGKRPASTPMSSTAPQAPT